In a single window of the Pandoraea pulmonicola genome:
- a CDS encoding FAD-binding oxidoreductase, producing MNDAVTRETLVGRLQDALGATAVLSGETDTAGYTEDWRGRYRGDALCVVLPSSTEQVSAVVKLCAAAGVPILPQGGNTSLCGGAVPPTDGPAPVILNLARMRHIRQVDAANGSMIVEAGCILKTVQETAADAGRLYPVSLGAEGSCQIGGTLSTNAGGTSVLRYGNTRENVLGLEVVLADGTIWDGLRALRKDNTGIDLKHLFIGAEGTLGIITAAALKLHPLPTHHALAWFAPRDPAAALRILGMFQSACASRLSAFEIMNRHQLDLVLENVPNRRNPLAGAHPWHVLVELSDTRDADALEAVLTETLGEAIEQGLVDDAVIAANETQRADLWEVRHSVSEANKKAAVGLTTDCAVPVSSVPEFIDAATRAVHAVVPGLDIAIVGHMGDGNVHFIPMFSFAAWAALADSAAMGDAMRACVNDVAARLAGTFSAEHGVGQTGLPLMQRYKSTAELALMRTLKAALDPNQLFNPGRLVP from the coding sequence ATGAACGATGCAGTGACGCGCGAGACGCTGGTAGGGCGCTTGCAGGACGCACTTGGCGCGACGGCAGTGCTGAGCGGCGAGACCGACACCGCCGGGTACACGGAAGACTGGCGCGGCCGCTATCGCGGCGATGCGCTGTGCGTCGTGCTGCCGTCGTCCACCGAGCAGGTCAGCGCGGTGGTGAAGCTGTGCGCCGCCGCCGGCGTGCCGATCCTGCCGCAAGGCGGCAACACGAGTCTGTGCGGCGGCGCCGTGCCGCCCACGGACGGCCCGGCCCCTGTCATTCTCAATCTCGCGCGCATGCGCCACATCCGTCAGGTGGATGCGGCCAACGGCTCCATGATCGTCGAAGCCGGATGCATCCTGAAAACCGTGCAGGAGACGGCGGCCGACGCCGGCCGTCTGTATCCGGTCAGCCTGGGGGCGGAAGGCTCGTGCCAGATCGGCGGCACGCTCTCGACGAACGCCGGCGGCACGAGCGTGCTGCGCTACGGCAACACGCGCGAGAACGTGCTGGGCCTCGAAGTCGTGCTGGCCGACGGCACCATCTGGGATGGTCTGCGCGCACTGCGCAAGGACAACACCGGCATCGATCTCAAGCATCTGTTCATCGGCGCGGAAGGCACGCTGGGCATTATCACCGCGGCGGCGCTCAAGCTGCATCCGCTTCCCACGCACCATGCGCTCGCCTGGTTCGCGCCGCGTGATCCGGCCGCCGCGTTGCGCATCCTCGGCATGTTCCAGAGCGCGTGCGCATCGCGCCTGTCCGCCTTCGAGATCATGAATCGCCACCAGCTCGATCTGGTGCTGGAGAACGTGCCCAATCGCCGCAACCCGCTCGCCGGTGCGCATCCGTGGCACGTGCTCGTCGAACTGAGCGACACCCGCGACGCCGACGCGCTGGAAGCCGTGCTTACCGAAACGCTCGGCGAGGCCATCGAGCAAGGTCTCGTCGACGATGCCGTCATCGCCGCGAACGAGACGCAGCGCGCCGATCTCTGGGAGGTTCGCCACAGCGTGAGCGAGGCGAACAAGAAGGCGGCCGTCGGTCTTACGACGGACTGCGCCGTGCCGGTCTCGAGCGTGCCCGAATTCATCGATGCCGCCACGCGCGCGGTCCACGCCGTCGTGCCCGGGCTCGACATCGCCATCGTCGGCCACATGGGCGACGGCAACGTTCACTTCATCCCGATGTTCTCGTTCGCAGCCTGGGCGGCGCTGGCCGACAGCGCGGCGATGGGCGACGCCATGCGCGCCTGTGTGAACGATGTGGCCGCGCGTCTGGCGGGCACGTTCAGTGCGGAGCATGGTGTCGGGCAGACGGGGCTGCCGCTCATGCAACGCTACAAATCGACGGCCGAGCTGGCGCTCATGCGCACGCTCAAGGCCGCGCTAGATCCCAACCAGTTGTTCAACCCGGGGCGCCTCGTTCCCTGA
- a CDS encoding aldehyde dehydrogenase family protein, which translates to MPEATHFIGNQWVAPAKSPAIPVLDPSDGQPFTHIARGDAEDIDRAVKAARAAFDGDWGRLAAAERGRILHALSNSLAKHHEELAQLEARDTGKPLKQARADAAAIVRYFEFYAGAADKLHGETIPYQQGFTVFTVREPHGVTGHIIPWNYPLQIFGRSVAAALATGNACVVKPAEDACLSLLRVAELSLEAGLPPGALNIVTGYGAEAGAALARHPGIDHISFTGSPATGTLISQMAAENHTPVTLELGGKSPQIVFADADMDAVLPAVVNAIVQNAGQTCSAGSRLLVQHDAYESMLAHLAEAFAALRVGPSQDDLDLGPLINARQQQRVWDFLSEAQHDGIAVMSQGEVVSSAPQAGFYQAPTLLRDVPDTHRLAREEVFGPVLAAMPFTDEADAVRLANSTLYGLAAGVWTRDGARQMRLARSIRAGQVFINNYGAGGGVELPFGGMKHSGHGREKGFEALYGFTTLKTVAIRHG; encoded by the coding sequence ATGCCCGAAGCAACACACTTCATCGGCAATCAATGGGTCGCGCCCGCGAAAAGCCCAGCCATCCCCGTTCTCGATCCCTCCGACGGTCAACCGTTCACTCACATTGCCCGCGGCGACGCCGAAGACATCGACCGTGCCGTGAAAGCTGCGCGTGCGGCCTTCGACGGCGATTGGGGACGCCTTGCCGCTGCCGAGCGCGGCCGCATTCTCCATGCGCTGTCCAACTCGCTGGCGAAACATCACGAGGAACTGGCGCAACTCGAAGCGCGCGACACCGGCAAACCGCTCAAGCAGGCGCGCGCCGACGCGGCCGCGATCGTGCGCTACTTCGAGTTCTACGCCGGCGCGGCGGACAAGCTGCACGGCGAAACGATTCCTTATCAGCAGGGCTTTACGGTCTTCACGGTGCGCGAGCCGCACGGTGTGACGGGTCACATCATTCCGTGGAACTACCCGCTGCAGATCTTCGGACGCAGCGTGGCCGCGGCGCTCGCCACCGGCAACGCCTGTGTGGTCAAACCGGCGGAGGACGCCTGCCTGTCGCTGCTGCGGGTGGCCGAGCTGTCGCTCGAAGCCGGCCTGCCGCCGGGGGCGCTCAATATCGTGACGGGCTACGGCGCGGAGGCCGGTGCGGCGCTCGCGCGGCACCCGGGCATCGATCACATCTCGTTTACCGGCTCGCCCGCGACCGGCACGCTCATCTCGCAGATGGCCGCGGAAAACCACACGCCGGTCACGCTGGAACTCGGCGGCAAGTCGCCCCAGATCGTGTTCGCCGATGCGGATATGGACGCCGTGCTGCCCGCGGTCGTGAACGCCATCGTGCAGAACGCCGGGCAGACGTGCTCCGCCGGCAGCCGCCTGCTCGTGCAGCACGACGCCTACGAATCCATGCTAGCGCATCTGGCCGAGGCGTTCGCCGCGCTGCGCGTGGGGCCGTCGCAGGACGATCTCGATCTTGGCCCGCTCATCAATGCGCGTCAGCAACAACGCGTGTGGGACTTCCTTTCGGAAGCCCAGCATGACGGCATCGCCGTGATGTCGCAAGGCGAAGTCGTCAGCAGCGCCCCGCAGGCGGGGTTCTATCAGGCGCCCACGCTGCTGCGCGACGTGCCCGACACGCACCGCCTTGCACGCGAAGAAGTGTTCGGGCCGGTGCTCGCCGCCATGCCGTTCACCGACGAAGCCGACGCGGTGCGCCTGGCAAACAGCACCCTCTACGGACTGGCGGCGGGCGTCTGGACGCGCGACGGCGCCCGCCAGATGCGTCTGGCCCGCTCGATTCGCGCCGGCCAGGTCTTCATCAACAACTACGGCGCCGGCGGCGGCGTGGAACTTCCCTTCGGTGGCATGAAGCACTCGGGCCACGGGCGCGAGAAAGGCTTCGAAGCGCTTTACGGATTCACCACGCTCAAGACGGTCGCCATCCGGCACGGCTGA
- a CDS encoding SDR family oxidoreductase: MRLQEKVAIVTGAGSGFGEGIARTFAREGAAVIVNDLNRSAGERVAAEIADAGGRASFVHGDVSREEDHVTLLDEAVTRFGHLDIVVNNAGTTHRNKPLLEVTEAEFDRVYAVNVKGIFWSARAVMPYFLQRGGGVMINIASTAGVRPRPGLVWYNGSKGAVITASKAMAAEFGPHNIRVNCVNPVIGDTGLTAEFMGVPNTPENRAKFLAGIPLGRFSTPQDIANACLYLASDEAAFITGVCLEVDGGRCI; encoded by the coding sequence ATGCGTTTGCAAGAGAAGGTCGCCATCGTCACGGGCGCCGGTTCGGGCTTCGGGGAAGGCATCGCCAGAACGTTCGCGCGCGAAGGCGCGGCCGTCATCGTGAACGATCTGAACCGTTCGGCGGGCGAGCGCGTGGCCGCGGAAATCGCCGACGCGGGCGGACGCGCCTCGTTCGTCCACGGCGACGTCTCGCGCGAAGAAGACCACGTCACCCTGCTCGACGAAGCCGTCACGCGTTTCGGCCATCTCGACATCGTGGTCAACAACGCGGGCACCACACACCGCAACAAGCCTCTGCTCGAGGTGACCGAAGCCGAGTTCGACCGTGTCTATGCGGTCAACGTCAAAGGCATCTTCTGGAGCGCGCGCGCCGTCATGCCGTACTTCCTGCAACGCGGCGGCGGCGTGATGATCAACATCGCCTCGACGGCCGGCGTGCGTCCGCGCCCGGGCCTCGTCTGGTACAACGGCAGCAAGGGCGCCGTGATCACGGCCAGCAAGGCCATGGCCGCCGAGTTCGGCCCGCACAACATTCGCGTGAACTGCGTGAATCCGGTCATCGGCGACACGGGCCTCACGGCCGAGTTCATGGGGGTGCCCAACACGCCGGAGAACCGCGCCAAGTTCCTCGCCGGGATTCCGCTCGGGCGCTTCTCCACGCCGCAGGACATCGCCAACGCGTGCCTCTATCTCGCAAGCGACGAGGCCGCCTTCATCACCGGCGTCTGTCTGGAAGTCGATGGCGGACGTTG